The following are encoded in a window of Leptodactylus fuscus isolate aLepFus1 chromosome 9, aLepFus1.hap2, whole genome shotgun sequence genomic DNA:
- the TADA3 gene encoding transcriptional adapter 3 isoform X1, whose protein sequence is MSELKDCPLQFHEFKSVDHVKLCPRYTAVLSRSEDDGIGIEELDTLQLELETLLSSASRRLRVLEAETQILTDWQDKKGDRRFLKLGKEHEPGTPVKHKPKKPKLDGKGSHASGTGPGRPKSRNLQPKIQEYEFTDDPVDVPRIPKNDAPNRFWASVEPYCADITAEEIKVLEDLLKTPEDEADYYKIPPLGKHYSQRWAQEDLQEEQKDGARASMAGDKKKGPLGPLTELDSKDVDSMLKKSESQHDQPEDGCPFGHLTQRLLQALVEENIISPIEDSPIPEISGKESGTDGASTSPRSQMKPFSAPHTKSLEVRIKEELIAQGLLESEDRPAEDSEDEVLAELRKRQAELKALSAHNRAKKQELLRLAKEEMNKQELRHRVRMADNEVMDAFRKIMAARQKKRTPTKKEKDQAWKALKERESILKLLDG, encoded by the exons ATGAGCGAGTTAAAAGATTGCCCGCTGCAGTTCCATGAGTTTAAGTCGGTAGACCATGTGAAGCTTTGCCCCCGCTACACGGCCGTGCTCTCCCGCTCTGAAGATGATGGCATCGGCATTGAGGAGCTGGACACACTTCAGCTAGAATTAGAGACGCTTCTGTCCTCAGCGAGTCGACGACTTCGTGTCTTAGAAGCAGAGACAcag ATCTTGACAGACTGGCAGGATAAGAAAGGAGACCGCAGGTTCTTAAAGCTTGGAAAGGAGCATGAGCCGGGAACACCCGTGAAACACAAACCCAAAAAGCCAAAGCTGGACGGTAAAGGAAGTCACGCATCCGGAACCGGCCCAGGAAGACCCAAGTCCAGAAACTTACAGCCAAAAATCCAGGAATATGAGTTCACAGATGATCCAGTGGATGTTCCCAGAATACCCAAAAATGATGCCCCAAACAG ATTTTGGGCTTCTGTTGAACCATATTGTGCCGACATAACCGCAGAAGAGATCAAGGTTCTGGAGGATCTTCTCAAGACCCCGGAGGATGAGGCCGACTACTACAAG ATTCCACCTCTTGGGAAACATTACTCCCAGCGCTGGGCTCAGGAGGATCTACAGGAGGAACAGAAGGATGGAGCCAGGGCCTCTATGGCAGGAGACAAGAAGAAAGGACCTCTGGGACCACTGACCGAGCTGGACTCTAAAG ATGTGGACTCCATGCTAAAGAAGTCTGAATCCCAGCATGACCAGCCAGAGGACGGCTGCCCATTTGGTCATCTGACACAGCGTCTGCTGCAGGCTCTCGTCGAG GAAAACATCATTTCCCCAATTGAAGATTCCCCCATTCCTGAGATATCTGGGAAGGAGTCTGGAACGGACGGAGCCAGTACGTCGCCCCGAAGCCAGATGAAACCATTCAG TGCCCCACATACAAAGTCCTTAGAAGTGCGAATTAAGGAAGAGTTAATAGCGCAAGGTCTGCTGGAGTCTGAGGATCGGCCGGCGGAAGACTCTGAAGATGAAGTGTTGGCCGAGCTCCGCAAGAGACAGGCCGAACTGAAGGCTCTCAGCGCTCACAACCGGGCCAAGAAACAGGAACTCCTCAG GTTAGCAAAAGAAGAAATGAACAAGCAGGAGCTCCGGCACAGGGTCCGCATGGCCGACAACGAGGTTATGGACGCATTCAGAAAGATCATGGCCGCACGGCAGAAAAAAAGGACTCCAACAAAAAAGGAGAAGGACCAGGCGTGGAAGGCTCTGAAGGAACGGGAAAGTATATTAAAACTGTTAGACGGGTGA
- the TADA3 gene encoding transcriptional adapter 3 isoform X2, translating to MKLDVSLTGANMSELKDCPLQFHEFKSVDHVKLCPRYTAVLSRSEDDGIGIEELDTLQLELETLLSSASRRLRVLEAETQILTDWQDKKGDRRFLKLGKEHEPGTPVKHKPKKPKLDGKGSHASGTGPGRPKSRNLQPKIQEYEFTDDPVDVPRIPKNDAPNRFWASVEPYCADITAEEIKVLEDLLKTPEDEADYYKIPPLGKHYSQRWAQEDLQEEQKDGARASMAGDKKKGPLGPLTELDSKDVDSMLKKSESQHDQPEDGCPFGHLTQRLLQALVEENIISPIEDSPIPEISGKESGTDGASTSPRSQMKPFSAPHTKSLEVRIKEELIAQGLLESEDRPAEDSEDEVLAELRKRQAELKALSAHNRAKKQELLRLAKEEMNKQELRHRVRMADNEVMDAFRKIMAARQKKRTPTKKEKDQAWKALKERESILKLLDG from the exons ATGAAGTTGGATGTTAG tttgaCAGGTGCCAACATGAGCGAGTTAAAAGATTGCCCGCTGCAGTTCCATGAGTTTAAGTCGGTAGACCATGTGAAGCTTTGCCCCCGCTACACGGCCGTGCTCTCCCGCTCTGAAGATGATGGCATCGGCATTGAGGAGCTGGACACACTTCAGCTAGAATTAGAGACGCTTCTGTCCTCAGCGAGTCGACGACTTCGTGTCTTAGAAGCAGAGACAcag ATCTTGACAGACTGGCAGGATAAGAAAGGAGACCGCAGGTTCTTAAAGCTTGGAAAGGAGCATGAGCCGGGAACACCCGTGAAACACAAACCCAAAAAGCCAAAGCTGGACGGTAAAGGAAGTCACGCATCCGGAACCGGCCCAGGAAGACCCAAGTCCAGAAACTTACAGCCAAAAATCCAGGAATATGAGTTCACAGATGATCCAGTGGATGTTCCCAGAATACCCAAAAATGATGCCCCAAACAG ATTTTGGGCTTCTGTTGAACCATATTGTGCCGACATAACCGCAGAAGAGATCAAGGTTCTGGAGGATCTTCTCAAGACCCCGGAGGATGAGGCCGACTACTACAAG ATTCCACCTCTTGGGAAACATTACTCCCAGCGCTGGGCTCAGGAGGATCTACAGGAGGAACAGAAGGATGGAGCCAGGGCCTCTATGGCAGGAGACAAGAAGAAAGGACCTCTGGGACCACTGACCGAGCTGGACTCTAAAG ATGTGGACTCCATGCTAAAGAAGTCTGAATCCCAGCATGACCAGCCAGAGGACGGCTGCCCATTTGGTCATCTGACACAGCGTCTGCTGCAGGCTCTCGTCGAG GAAAACATCATTTCCCCAATTGAAGATTCCCCCATTCCTGAGATATCTGGGAAGGAGTCTGGAACGGACGGAGCCAGTACGTCGCCCCGAAGCCAGATGAAACCATTCAG TGCCCCACATACAAAGTCCTTAGAAGTGCGAATTAAGGAAGAGTTAATAGCGCAAGGTCTGCTGGAGTCTGAGGATCGGCCGGCGGAAGACTCTGAAGATGAAGTGTTGGCCGAGCTCCGCAAGAGACAGGCCGAACTGAAGGCTCTCAGCGCTCACAACCGGGCCAAGAAACAGGAACTCCTCAG GTTAGCAAAAGAAGAAATGAACAAGCAGGAGCTCCGGCACAGGGTCCGCATGGCCGACAACGAGGTTATGGACGCATTCAGAAAGATCATGGCCGCACGGCAGAAAAAAAGGACTCCAACAAAAAAGGAGAAGGACCAGGCGTGGAAGGCTCTGAAGGAACGGGAAAGTATATTAAAACTGTTAGACGGGTGA
- the ARPC4 gene encoding actin-related protein 2/3 complex subunit 4, with amino-acid sequence MSATLRPYLNTVRATLQAAMCLENFSSQVVERHNKPEVEVRSSKELLLQPVVISRNEKEKVLIEGSINSVRVSIAVKQADEIEKILCHKFMRFMMMRAENFFILRRKPVEGYDISFLITNFHTEQMYKHKLVDFVIHFMEEIDKEISEMKLSVNARARIVAEEFLKNF; translated from the exons ATG TCTGCCACACTTCGCCCGTACCTCAACACAGTCCGCGCCACCTTACAGGCGGCGATGTGTCTGGAAAACTTCTCGTCGCAGGTGGTGGAAAGACATAACAAACCCGAAGTGGAAGTAAG GAGTAGTAAAGAGCTGCTCTTACAGCCAGTGGTTATTAGCAGGAACGAGAAGGAGAAAGTGTTGATTGAGGGATCCATTAACTCCGTGCGTGTCAGCATTGCAGTGAAACAG GCCGATGAAATTGAAAAGATTTTATGTCACAAATTCATGCGCTTCATGATGATGAGAGCGGAAAACTTCTTTATCCTGCGCAGAAAGCCAGTAGAG GGATACGACATCAGCTTCCTGATCACAAACTTCCACACGGAGCAAATGTACAAACACAAGCTGGTCGACTTTGTGATTCATTTTATGGAGGAGATCGACAAGGAGATCAGTGAAATGAAGCTGTCAGTCAACGCTAGAGCCCGTATTGTAGCCGAGGAGTTCCTTAAGAAT TTTTAA